AATTACGACCTCCTGATCGTCTCGCTCGACCTGAACAATTTCGACGGCCTGCGGCTGTGCAGCCAGGCGCGCTCGCTGGAGCGCACGCGGCATGTGCCGATCCTCGCGATTGCCGACGCCGACAATTCGATGCGGCTGCTCCGCGGCCTCGAGATCGGCGTCAACGACTATCTGCTGCGGCCGATCGACAAGAACGAGTTGCTGGCGCGGGCCCGCACCCAGATCCGCCGCCGCCGCTACACCGATCACTTGCGCGACAACGTGCAGAACTCGATCGAGATGGCGATCACCGACGCGCTCACCGGCCTGCACAACCGCCGCTACATGGAGAGCCATCTGGCGACGCTCGCCGAGCAGGCTTCGACCCGCGGCAAGCCGCTCGCGCTGATGATCCTGGACATCGATTATTTCAAGTCGATCAACGACAGTTACGGCCACGACGCCGGCGACGACGTGCTGCGCGAGTTCGCCGTGCGCGTGCGCAAATCGATCCGCGGCATCGATCTCGCCTGCCGTTACGGCGGCGAGGAGTTCGTGATCGTGATGCCGGAAACCGATCTCCACGTCGCCGGCATGGTTGCAGAACGCCTGCGCCGCTCGATCGCGGGCGAGCCGTTCGCGATCCACAAGGGCACCAAGCGCATCGAGGTCACGATCTCGATCGGGCTGACCACCTTGGAGAAGAAGGGCGAGGCGGTCGCCGACGTCCTCAAGCGCGCCGACACCGCGCTCTACCGCGCCAAGCACGACGGCCGCAACCGCGTGGTGTCGCAGGCGGCGTGAGGCGGGGCGGCACAAAAAAGTGCGAAAACAACCCCATGCACAATAGCCGACGCTAGCCGGATCAATGGCTTATGTGGGCAGCCAGCCGTTTGACACGTCGGGCAAAACACCGGCATTTTGCTATCATCGCGCATTGGCACGTGGGGCGAACACCGTTGCCCCATACTCGATGTCATTCCCCGCGAAAGCGGGGAATCCAGTACGCTGCGGCGTCTCCGTATCCTACGACCGTCTCTGGAATACTGGATCACCCGCTCTCGCGGGTGATGACACCGCATGATGCGGCGACTGTGACTACGATTGTGTCGGCTTGCGCCCCTTCAGCGCAGGCTTCGCCGCAGCATCC
The DNA window shown above is from Bradyrhizobium sp. CB1650 and carries:
- a CDS encoding PleD family two-component system response regulator, translating into MSARILVVDDVPANVKLLEARLSAEYFDVMTAANGTEALAICRRAECDIILLDVMMPDMDGFEVCRRLKTDPATHHIPVVMVTALDSPADRIRGLEAGADDFLTKPVSDVVLIARVRSLTRLKMMTDELRMRAVTSLEIGVQAPERSAVADTGKGGRILLVDDRQSSYERLATLLAAEHTVDVEPNPTEALFHAAEGNYDLLIVSLDLNNFDGLRLCSQARSLERTRHVPILAIADADNSMRLLRGLEIGVNDYLLRPIDKNELLARARTQIRRRRYTDHLRDNVQNSIEMAITDALTGLHNRRYMESHLATLAEQASTRGKPLALMILDIDYFKSINDSYGHDAGDDVLREFAVRVRKSIRGIDLACRYGGEEFVIVMPETDLHVAGMVAERLRRSIAGEPFAIHKGTKRIEVTISIGLTTLEKKGEAVADVLKRADTALYRAKHDGRNRVVSQAA